The Salvelinus namaycush isolate Seneca unplaced genomic scaffold, SaNama_1.0 Scaffold506, whole genome shotgun sequence sequence ATCGAACGATCCGAAATCAGAAGAAGGAGATGGACAGACTTCAAGTGTGCCTCTGGGAGGaggaaaagaagaagaggaatgGTGGAACGGAGAAGGACGAGATGATTGAACAACTACAGTCTGAGACAGACCATCTCAGAGCCCTTTTgaaagatgaaaggaggagaagaagagtagaaaggggtattatgaaagagtggaaggctgagatcctgagactgagggaggcagagagccacagggaggcagagagccacagggaggcagaaagacagagagaggcagagagacagagagaagcagagagaagcagcgagacagagagaagcagcgagacagagagaagcagagagacagagggaggcagagagacagagagccacagggatgcagagagagccacagaatGGGAGAACCAGAGACAAATGCAGGAAGTCAACAGACTCAAACAACTGCTGGAGCTGCTGATGGTGGACCTACAACTGGCCCACGTAAGACatgtcattgttattattaaaaggCAGTGTATATTCACCCGGCTGAAAATGAATGGCGGCAGTATGCTAACCCAATGTTAACTTTTATGCATTTCCTAaacgttaacccttaccttaacctcactgaaactatacctaacctttaccataacccaaccctaggtcctaaacctaaccttcatTTATCTCAACCCCTACGCCTTTCTTCTGCCGGTTGAATATCCACTTCCTTATTAATgtcattactgttgttgttgttgacaactGTATCTGTGCAGGTTGTAAATAATTGCATTAGTGAAACATCATTTGTAGGAGTAATTTCTACAAGCATAAACATCAGAGGCAACATTAAATTGCAACGGGAATTTCTCAAACCCCTAACTGAATGGGCAAGCtagttgtgtgtttgtatttgtacaCATTTTGGACATAATTGATTCCATAAAATGTCTCATAATTTTTTCAAACCATGTCAATACATTAATTGACAATGAATTGTCCAGATGAATTGATCAAAATGACCCTGCTATTGATGTTGTTCAGTGTTTGATTCAATTACCTAGGTCTAAGTTGTATTTCTATGTATCATTCTCTGCAAATGCTTTGAAAGTATGTCTTGGTCATAGATTATCACTAATTTAACCTTTTAAATTAaagcaagagatagagagattgagGCTATGGCAGAAAGTCATGGAGGATCAGCGACCAAGACTGGCCTGGAACAACAAACctattgagacagaaagagagagggaaagagagagggaaaaagagaaagaaagggagatggaaagggagagaaaagCAGAATTGGAAAGACAAGAAATGAAGAAGAAAGTGAAACAGGCAGAAGAAACGATAAAAGTGTTAGAACGAGAGATTGAGAGCTTGAAAGAGACTGAAAAGGAAGTCATagttgaaagagaaagagacatgcGTATTGCAGAGAATGAGAAAGTCAAACTGGTTAACGAAAAGGtgaaagagttagagagagaggttgagaaacTGAAAGAAGATATGACAACAAAAGAGATTCAATACAAAATCAAATTTGAAAGAGCGAAAGAAGCGTATagaagacagaatgagagagtgaaacAGGTTAACCAAAATGTACTAGTGTTAGACAGAGAGGTTGCGAGAATGAAAGAAGAGATTAGATTGAAAGACGAGACTGAACCAGAGAGAACatttgatagagacagagagagagaaaatgattgGAGACGAACTGAAGAGGAGATGAAaaatagagtggagagagagatggagatggagatggagacagCCCTCATCAATGACAAAAAGACGTCTGAATTGGAGGAAGTCTTCAAGAAAATCAAGGAACAGCTGAAAGAATTAGAAAATATGGAAACAGACAAATATAAATGGAAACAGAACCAAATGGAcatggaggagaagatggagggtgagaacaacaaacagaaagaggtagaaagaaagagaatggagaaaataccaaaacagagacaacaagaagatgagaagaagaaggagatggagagagaagtagAAGAGGAGAGACGCAAACAGAAGCacatagagatggaagaggaagaaagagggagtgaaaaagagaaacagagagagatcaaaaggaagagaatggagaagagacagaaaaatatggaaagagaagaagagagacagagagagattgaaagagagaatgaagaagaacgatgtaaacagaagcaaattgacatggagaaggaggaaagagagagggagaacaatacacagagagagatagaagagatacacagaggacaacaacaagaggagagacaaaaacaaatggagaaggagaaagaaagggagaaagacaatgagaatcagagagagatggaattaaAAGATCGGcaacagaaagagatggagaaagaaaagatgatcatgagagagagggaggaagcaggaagaagaaaggaggggcagaaaaatattttgggggaaatTGAGGGACAGAATGAACTGgagatagaacaggagagagagatggaagacaaGCATGAAGTGATTAAGGAAGCAGAGGAAGAgtacagggaaagagaagagagagcaaaGGAAGTAAGCATGAAGAAACATGGAGTAGTTAATGTTAAAGCAAAAGCACGGGAAGTCTTCAATAGACGTAAAGAGAGGAGGTTAGAAGTGTTGAAGGGGGAACGAGAACACATAGAAAGAGGACAACAaatcaggagggagaaggaggaaagacggctggagatggaaagaaaacaggagagggcAAGACAACAAGAGGAGCAGGATAAACAACAAGAGATTGAAATTGCTAGACAGAAAGAAATGTTCAGactaagagaggaggagaggcagagagaggaagagagagaggaggagagaaagagagccgtTAAAGGCCATTTAGctttaatcagagagagagagataatagaggcaaacagaagagaggagatggtggaagaggaaagaagggAATTCCTTGAAAATTACAAGAGGGGTgacttagaggaggaggaggaaaaggaagaaGACAAGGAGGACATTCTCCCACCTGATAAAAGTATCCGAAGGAGAGCTGTGGGCTGGAtaaataagaagtgggagaagagGAACCTCAAGAAGATCGAGAGAACCTATCAGAGAGAAGCTGAGGAGGGCTATAAGATCGTCCACATAGGTAAGACCTGTTTTCCCTCTGCTTATGACATCATCCTCTTTAGTCTCCTCTACACGCATCAGTTCCACACCAGTCATCATGTTGCATCATTGTTTCAATATAAAACGACTGTCTAAAGaatatgttagctgacatggctaattgagtgactgactgacataacaagaaaaATACTGCTGATGTAACAACCACGTGTTTAAATGGTACATTGTGTCATCTACTAGTCTAACTctcaagactaagtagagacccagaaagagttcctaaaaaacacacactaaaacgtGTTTTGGGGGGATCCGGgggctactagtggccatgcggccctaagcgatcacatatgccctactagtggccatgcggccctaagcgatcacatatgccctactagtggccatgcggccctaagcgatcacatatgccctggCACTATACAACGAATAGGTGGCATTCAGGACTCATGTTCAACTTAGGGTCAGGTCAATTCGGGATGGGAATTATTGCACTTTATTGACAAATTCCATGCCTTGTTCAACTGAAAAGAGTAAAGAATCATTGAGATTAAGTTGTGTTTTCTATTCTTCATTCCCTGTGTCCATTACATTTAAGTTGATACCAGATCCCTAAGTTGAATGTGAACTCTACTTCTTCTCCCCTACCAGCCATCCCTGGACACACAAGGCTAACAGCCACCATGAcacgggcagagagagagagggagaagaggaaggagctgctgaaggctgagaagagaaggaagaagatGGAGGATTTTAATAAGCAGTGGAGAGAGCAGTCCCTGCTTAAAAAACAAGCTCATCAGaaactgaaggaggagagggggaagatgaAGGGACATTACCTGGAGCAGATGAATCTGGAGGCTGATGCTCAAATCAACACCCGGTGTCTAACCACCCAACACAGCCACGATTATCTGGAGACAACACAGCCCACTGGATCTGGAGATGGCCACCAGGAAAGGCCAAGGAGGCAACAGGCATGGGCAGAGATCCAGGAGGGGAGTTCAGAGAACCAGCAGGAGTGGCCAGAGAACCAACAGGGGGTGCCAGACAGCCAGCAGCTAGAAGCTCCAGAAGAGGCTGAAACATCAGAGCTAACCTCCAAGAACAAGAAAAGGCCAGGCATCTGGAAGAGAATTAAGATGGGGTAAAGAATGTTTAAACATCTATTCATGTTTTACACTGTTAATATATATGTTGTCACTTTAAAAAGTGACATTATCCAAATGTGAGGGTTTAGTGTACATGCAacacacatgtaaatatatagatacttacctgtctctgatgtcttacagcattcctgacctgctgtctgcctagagctggaactcgAAGAAGCCACAGTTCCACTGAGGTTACATTGGTCATTAAAAGTGTCGCCcaataattcctcctcctctttaagtCATCAAGCCACATTTCCTCCACAAAACATGATCGTCTCCTCAAGCCAGCAAGTATCCTCTTTATCAGGCAACAAACCATCGAAGGTCAGTGACTCTCCTccccagagcagaggttctcatcTTTATCCTAATTAAATTCATCTCTGCTCACCACCTCTACTGTCCTAGAAAATATCCCAAAAATGGAAATGGTTTAAacagaagtcctcccctcagaccagtgGCTCCACAAGCCAGAGTTTCTTATCTTTATTCAAGTTGAACGCAACTCTGATCATTTCCACCACCTCACCTGTTAAGGGGAGGTGCTGAAAAGGAGGTCTGGGAGGAGGTCTGCAGGTAGCCTGGACCGGACCGGTAGCAGCTAAGTTACTGGCTCCATCACCGGGCAGAGCTACTCAAGTCAGGCCAGTGATGTTTGACGATGTCATTTTTGTTATTAAAGTTTTACGttttaataaaagcattacatttaaaaaacaatattGTTGTTACGGTGtggattgttttgttatttattagAATTGAACCATCCAGTAGTCATGGTAGATGTTAGACTTTCAATGAGACACCTAACATTCCATCAGTTTGCTACAATGTGTGACATGTTATATTAGAGAGGAGTCCTCTATACACATCTATTTTAGACCATAGGAGAAATATCAGATTGAAATAGCTTCTCTAAGAATCTGAGGAGAGAGCAACAGTAGACGCATCGTTAGCTCCCCCACCTCCAGTTCAGTACTTGGGTCATTCCACCAGTTGAGTACCTTTTGGGGAGTGTAACTTTTATTTCACCTAattctaacattctgtcataaagagcacatgttcaacttaataaaacacatgttttcccatctcaaaagtttaaaaaatacatacTATAGCAAGTgtctattaagtgccaaataaagtgacagggttgactgtaacagagttGACTATTTCATTTAGAATCAATCATAGATCTccatgtgacagggggaatggaatgcAAGCTTACCAAACAAATGTAAATTGTTTAAAGATTTCTAGACTGTCTATCtataggtaacagggttgatgtgttataATTCACCCAGTGGTGATTgcagcatgtacatcttggtggggaaaactcccccgaaatgttttatatgaatgccagcaaagccactacacaacacaacactaaacaatacatgaattgcactataactttgacaaacggtgcccacaaactgttatggtcgacataaagctgtcccaacagcagagctttcttttcagcaccatggagtgaatcctttttaaaaaacatagctgatatggctgacttgcttaaacaaatgtggtttctactgacaattgagatgtacaaactatggcataaggggacaacaagtGGACtacaggcaatccgtaattttgatgaagacattaatgagagAGCTGGACGGACGCAGTCAATATAACCGTTAGTTCAGCACTTTAGAAATGTTGATTATGGGCcgctcttacagtattctccctgtacaccaagtcataaCTCTATGTAAGCAGActttgaaagctcttacaatatttgatgatgacatttctctaaaggctatagtctacatgtgcagcaccaagtcagagcagtaggctaaattatgagaggggaaagggaccaaattatttgtgtgaggcacatgggctattaacaccttactacacaacatacacttagtattactttcttagctacagtatacacatctccctggcataGTACATCATTTATAGAGCAGcatccaatacatttttggactcaccttgttgtgatgtgctcacttgaacaggaaggtgtcccggctctaccagggccttgaggtggtctcccacagctctgctggtggagtggtaaacaccacccccggctctaccagggggcttgaggtggtctcccacagctctgctggtggagtggtaaacaccacccccggctctaccagggggcttgaggtggtctcccacagctctgcttatgtcatgttctgtggccttgctgttccatttctttactgcccctgcaacacagaaagaaacacatttagtcatattatataaaacactcaaagtaatggatatggagcatctatggcctcagttacaccaggcacctaaatgtgacttctgtcatctgatcactccaagctgaattaggttcagatctaccaggatgggcctttgacatttaaaatggttacggTAGGGGTTGCGGGTAGAcagtacacaacgcagaacgaaccacgctacaaacagaagttgaCGTTTAAAATGGttatggtaggggttaaggttagggtttagggtagggatgtcccaaggatcccggatagcattgaccattgtgcattcttctgtctcttttacatagcaggtgatgggttctgacttctgaacttgaaaatatgaaatatccttatgtgaaattgaatgaaacagtAATGTATTTTGATGCTaatacaatattccatgatgtttctatatgataacaatagagtaatatatttaatatgatgtacaatattccatgatgtttctatatgataacagagtaatatatttaatatgatgtacaatattccatgatgtttctatatgataacaatagagtaatatatttaatatgatgtacaatattccatgatgtttctatgataacaataccgtaatatatttaatatgaattacaatattccatgatgtttctatatgataacaatagagtaatatatttaatatgccatatagtATTTTTTAAGTTACACTAATTAATTTTCATTTACTTAATCATTACGACACACCACTCTCTATTGTCATGGgttacactaattgcactgtttgtctacataacctggatcgagtattcatgacatcaccctgaggaaggcacagtgatgccaaaacgttggtaaataccctttacattgctgggagtttatacgtggagtgtgcgactttctttattttgatagtttatagtttattcgccgttagtcagcacctcttcACACACTATTTTTCTGGgggtgcgccagctcatgttttttaagggtaggtaacaacacatccgccacgctgattctcaacacaggggcccttcaggggtgcgtgctcagccccatcctgtactccttgttcactcatgactgtgttggagtttttcctagccaccgtgcttctacacctgcattttttgctgtttggggttttaggctgggtttctgtacagcactttgagatatcagctgatgtacgaagggctatataaataaatttgatttgatttgactgcacggccaggcacgactccaacaccatcattaagttttccgatACCACAACATtggcaggcctgatcaccaacaacgaggagacagcctatatggaggaggtcagagacctggccgtgtggtgccaggaaaataacctctccctcaacgtgatcaagacaaaggagatgattgtggactacaggaaaagaagaccgagcatgcccccattcttattgacggggctgtagtggagcaggttgagagcttcaagttccctggtgtccacatcactaacaaactatcacggtccaagcacaccaagacaattGTGAAGacggcacgacaaaacctattccccctcaggagactgaaaagatttagcatgggtcctcagatccttaaaaggttctacagctgcaccatcgagagcatcctgactggttgcatcactttctggtatagcaactgcttggcctccaaccacaaggcactacagagggtaatgcgtacagcccagtacttcactggggccaagcttcctgccatccatgacctctataccaggcggtgtcagaggaagggcccCCCCCACACACTCTGTTAtgatctatgcattgtcactttaataactctacctatatgtacatattacctcaattgcctcgactaaccggtgcccccgcacattgactctgtaccagtaccccctgtatatagtctccacattgactctgtaccccctgtctatagcctccacattgactctgtaccagtaccccctgtatatagtctccacattgactctgtaccggtaccccctgtatatagtctagctaTTGATATTTAAcctctgctctttaattacttgttccttttatttcttattcttatttgaactttttaaaactgcattgttggttaggggcttgtaagtcagcatttcactgtaaggattcactgtaagcatttcactacacctgtttgattcagcgcatgtgactaatacaatttgatttgatagactcctagtacagaatgaatgactgactgcccatgtcagttcaccgtctcacctcatactgtattggagcagcagcagctgactgcccag is a genomic window containing:
- the LOC120041686 gene encoding trichohyalin-like, encoding MEKEKMIMREREEAGRRKEGQKNILGEIEGQNELEIEQEREMEDKHEVIKEAEEEYREREERAKEVSMKKHGVVNVKAKAREVFNRRKERRLEVLKGEREHIERGQQIRREKEERRLEMERKQERARQQEEQDKQQEIEIARQKEMFRLREEERQREEEREEERKRAVKGHLALIREREIIEANRREEMVEEERREFLENYKRGDLEEEEEKEEDKEDILPPDKSIRRRAVGWINKKWEKRNLKKIERTYQREAEEGYKIVHIAIPGHTRLTATMTRAEREREKRKELLKAEKRRKKMEDFNKQWREQSLLKKQAHQKLKEERGKMKGHYLEQMNLEADAQINTRCLTTQHSHDYLETTQPTGSGDGHQERPRRQQAWAEIQEGSSENQQEWPENQQGVPDSQQLEAPEEAETSELTSKNKKRPGIWKRIKMGIPDLLSA